Proteins from a single region of Corylus avellana chromosome ca11, CavTom2PMs-1.0:
- the LOC132165350 gene encoding probable polyamine oxidase 5, with the protein MMSKRPRIVIIGAGMAGLTAANKLYTATGGKDLFELCVVEGGRRIGGRINTSEFGGDRIEMGATWIHGIGGSPVHQIAQEIHALESEQPWECMDGFSDEPITVAEGGFELNPPLVEPVTTLFKNLMDYAQGKLGEDSAGSEETDYSRLAAKAFKISAANGGEEKLSIGYFLRQGLDAYWDSKKDQEELELRGYGNWSRRLVEEAVFAMHENTQRTYTSAGDLLTLDYSAESEYRMFPGEEITIAKGYLSIIESLASVLPPGLVQLGRKVTRIEWQPQGHESSSVMENGHAARPVKLHFCDGSNMLADHVIVTVSLGVLKAGIREDSGMFNPSLPSFKSEAISRLGYSVVNKLFVQVKGNDFNQFPSLQLVFHRPDSEFRHKKIPWWMRRTATLGPIYNNSSVLLSWFAGKEALELESLEDEQILNGVSTTISSFLSKPHKEANSNSHELCNGKANSVGNSHGSAVKVTKILKSQWGNDPLFLGSYSYVAVGSSGDDLDKMAEPLPKLSSCEPAAPPPPLQILFAGEATHRTHYSTTHGAYFSGLREANRLLQHYHCVGV; encoded by the coding sequence ATGATGAGTAAGAGGCCAAGAATTGTGATAATTGGAGCAGGAATGGCTGGCCTTACAGCAGCCAACAAGCTCTACACTGCCACTGGAGGGAAAGACTTGTTTGAGCTGTGTGTTGTGGAAGGTGGGAGAAGAATTGGTGGCAGAATCAACACTTCTGAGTTTGGTGGTGACCGGATTGAGATGGGTGCAACGTGGATCCATGGCATTGGAGGGAGCCCAGTTCATCAAATTGCACAAGAAATCCATGCACTAGAGTCAGAGCAGCCATGGGAGTGCATGGATGGGTTCTCTGACGAGCCGATAACGGTTGCCGAAGGCGGGTTTGAGCTAAATCCGCCATTAGTGGAGCCTGTGACGACCCTCTTCAAGAACCTGATGGATTATGCTCAGGGGAAGCTGGGTGAAGACAGTGCGGGGAGTGAAGAAACTGATTACTCTAGGCTTGCAGCCAAGGCTTTCAAGATTTCTGCAGCCAATGGTGGTGAAGAAAAGCTCAGTATTGGTTATTTTCTACGACAAGGCCTTGATGCTTATTGGGATTCTAAAAAAGACCAAGAAGAGCTAGAGCTCAGAGGGTATGGGAACTGGAGCAGAAGGTTGGTTGAAGAAGCTGTGTTTGCAATGCATGAGAACACCCAGAGGACTTATACATCGGCTGGTGATCTTTTGACTTTAGATTATAGTGCAGAAAGCGAGTATCGTATGTTTCCTGGTGAAGAAATCACCATTGCTAAAGGGTACTTGAGCATAATTGAATCACTAGCTTCTGTGCTACCACCTGGTCTAGTCCAGTTAGGCCGAAAGGTCACAAGAATTGAATGGCAGCCTCAAGGCCATGAATCATCATCAGTCATGGAAAATGGTCATGCTGCTAGGCCTGTGAAGCTACATTTCTGTGATGGGTCGAATATGTTGGCTGATCATGTCATTGTCACGGTTTCACTAGGAGTACTTAAAGCCGGAATTCGTGAAGATTCAGGTATGTTCAATCCTTCCCTGCCTTCATTTAAGTCTGAGGCAATATCAAGGCTCGGATATAGTGTTGTCAACAAGCTGTTTGTGCAAGTGAAAGGCAATGACTTCAACCAGTTTCCATCTCTCCAATTGGTTTTCCATCGACCGGACTCTGAATTCCGGCATAAGAAAATACCTTGGTGGATGAGGAGGACAGCTACTCTGGGCCCAATTTACAACAATTCGAGTGTCCTGCTATCTTGGTTTGCAGGGAAAGAAGCATTAGAGCTTGAATCACTTGAAGATGAACAGATCCTTAATGGGGTCTCAACAACAATCTCTAGCTTTCTATCAAAACCCCACAAGGAAGCCAACTCTAACTCCCATGAATTATGCAATGGAAAGGCCAATTCTGTGGGAAACTCTCATGGAAGTGCAGTGAAAGTCACAAAGATATTGAAGAGCCAATGGGGTAATGATCCTTTATTTTTGGGGTCTTACAGTTATGTTGCTGTTGGGTCAAGTGGCGATGATTTGGATAAAATGGCGGAGCCACTGCCAAAACTTAGCAGTTGTGAGCCTGCTGCTCCCCCTCCACCACTTCAAATTCTGTTTGCAGGAGAGGCAACACACAGAACCCACTATTCTACAACGCATGGAGCTTACTTCAGTGGTCTTAGAGAAGCCAATAGGCTTCTTCAACATTATCACTGTGTCGGGGTTTAG
- the LOC132165354 gene encoding uncharacterized protein LOC132165354, with protein MEDARKRDGSATDDLSGEDILAWLSTEEDTVSQLMELLDGDDDEDAAEKSSVRFVEDPYSSPLVFQSSYVTINGNEESCGSSFSDSDSSVMVGIGRLVGGGVAWGSSEGAASGWVEAAEIKDSVDGCDVFDWHESDGEVLATFLGEDFEQ; from the coding sequence ATGGAGGACGCGCGAAAGAGAGACGGTTCGGCCACGGACGATTTAAGCGGCGAGGACATTCTGGCTTGGCTCTCGACGGAGGAAGACACGGTGTCGCAGCTCATGGAGCTCTTGGACGGCGACGACGACGAAGACGCGGCGGAGAAGAGCTCGGTGAGGTTCGTCGAGGACCCATACTCGTCGCCGCTGGTCTTCCAGTCGTCGTACGTAACCATCAACGGAAACGAAGAGAGCTGTGGGTCGTCGTTCTCGGACTCGGACTCCTCGGTCATGGTTGGCATTGGGAGGTTGGTAGGGGGCGGCGTCGCGTGGGGTTCAAGCGAAGGGGCGGCTAGCGGGTGGGTGGAGGCTGCGGAGATCAAGGATTCGGTGGACGGCTGTGATGTGTTTGATTGGCATGAATCGGATGGTGAAGTGCTCGCCACGTTTCTGGGTGAAGATTTTGAGCAGTAA